The genomic DNA CATATGTGCAATTTTCTTAGAGAACATAAGAAGTACTAATCCCAGTACAATTACGATAATACCGATGCTTGCGAATACTTCTAAATATCCTAAAGATTGAGTGAAAGCGGCTAATTGTCCTGCTAATAAGTTTGCGAAGCCAGTACCAGCTAACCATACACCCATTAATAATGATGCTAGTTTAACAGGAGCGATTGCACTTACCATAGATAATCCGATTGGTGATAAGAATAACTCACCGATTGTGTGGAACATGTAAGTGAATACAATGAATAGTAAGTTTGCTTTCATTGTAATGTTACCTTCATCGCTACCAGTTTTTAAAACAGCTAAAGTTAGAACTAAATATCCAATCCCTAGTAAAATCATACCTAATGCCATTTTTGTTGGGATTTTCAAATCACCATTTTTTGTTTTTGAAAGCTTAATCCATAACGCAGAAACAGGTAATGCTAGTAAGATAATGAATAGTGGGTTTACAGATTGGAACCAAGGTGTTGGAATTGTAAATCCACCAATTGTACGATCTACGAACTTATCTGTGTAAAGTGTTAAAGAGCTACCAGCTTGTTCAAATCCTGCCCAGAAGAATACAACGAAACAAGTTAAAATTAAAATTGCAACAGTACGTTTTTTCTCTTGTGGTGTTAAAGGTTTTTTCTCAACAGCTTTTGCATTTTGTTCTTTAGATTTTTTACCCACAACTGTTGTTCCAGCTGATCCTAAGTAACGAGGTGCTAATAAGTTAAATGCAATTTGTCCAATAATCATACCGATACAAGCTGTTAAGAAACCGTATCTATAATCTGCGAAGTAACCGCAAATGAATGGAGCGATAAGAGCTCCTAAGTTAATCCCCATGTAGAAGATAGTGAAGGCACTATCACGACGAGAATCGTTGTCACTATATAATTGACCTAATAAAGTCGAAATATTCGGTTTGAAGAATCCGTTACCGATAACTAATAATCCTAATCCTAAAAATAGTCCAGTTTTCGTATTCATTGAAAATAGTACGAAGTTACCAATTGCCATGATGATACCACCAATAGTAATGGCATGTCGCTTCGTAATGAAATGGTCAGTTAACCAACCACCAATAATAGGTGTGAAATATACAAGCATTGTGAAAATACCGTAAATTTGAACTGCAACTGCTTTATCAAATCCTAAACCGCCGCTTACTAAGCTCGTTGTTAAATAAAGAACTAATAAGCCACGCATTCCGTAATAACTAAATCTTTCCCATGCCTCTGTAAAGAACAACAAGTATAACCCTGGTGGATGTTTTTTTGGTGATTGTTGCTCTCCAGCTTTGTCTAATTTTAAAGCTGCATCCATGTTTGTTTCCCCCTAATCCTGTATAACGGATATTTATGTAATCATTTTAATTTACAAAATATTTAGAAGTCAATAGAATTATATGGAAATAGAAAGAAAATTTCTGAAAAAGTTCTATTTTTCTTCGACCGTTACTGTATTTTGCCCTGAAAACAAGATGATAAGCGTTTTCAAATGTAATAATTGAATTCTAAAAGAAAATAAAATAGTGATTAATCAGAAAATTTAGATTAAAATATTTATTCTGATATAAAGAAAATATATTCTATTTACTTTCTCAATATAACATATTGGGAATAAAAATACAAAACGAAATAATGTGACATTTAAGTGAATTGAAAAATAACCAGCTCCATAGAAGGGAGCTGGTTAAGGAAATATTATTTAACAAAGCGTTTTTCGATGTCATCTAATAGTAGGTTAGCGGCCATTACGCCACCAGCTGTATTCCAAATAACGTCATCAACTTTGTATGCTTTACCATTTTTTACTGCATTTAAATTTTTAAATAGCGGATCATTAATATATTCTTTTTCTAATTCAGATCCTTTTTTCTCATTTCCTTTATCGAATGTGAAGTAGAATAATACGTCACCATCCATTGCAGAAATACGCTCTTTAGATACGTTACGCTCTGCAAAATCATCTTTGTTTTGATCTCCAGGACGTTTAAATCCAAGTTCTTTTAAAATAACACCAGAGAATGTATCACCATGATAAATACGAACATCACCAGGCATGAAACGAACCATAGAGATTTCTTGATTTACTTTATCGCCAAGTTTGCCTTTTAAATCTTTCATACGTGATTCGTAATCAGCTACAACTTTTTGACCTTCTTTTTCTTTATTTAATGCTTTTGCATAAAATTTGAAGTTATCTTTCCATTCACCACGTAATGTTTCTGAGAACACAGTAGGTGCAATTGCTTTTAGTTGTTCGTACACTTTTTCGTGACGCATTTTGTTACCGATAATTAAGTCTGGTTTTAAAGAAGCAATTGTTTCAACGTTAACTTGTCCTTCATCACCAACAACTTTTACATCTTTCATTTTATCCTTAATATGTGGATACCATGGGTCACCAGTCCAAGACTTTACAGCACCAACTGGTTTCACACCTAATTCAAGTAAAGCTTCAGTTCCTTCATTTGTTAAGATAACTACACGTTTTGGATTAGCAGGAACTTCTGTTTTACCCATTGCATGTTCTACAGTAACCACTTCTTTTTTATTATCTTCTTTTGTAGATTCTTCTTTGTTACTTGATTTTCCACAAGCGCTTAAAAGCATTGAAAATGCTAGTAAAAATACAAATACTGTAAACGATTTCTTCCGCATGAAATTCATTATGTACCCCCTACATGTTGAGAATATTTTTCAATAGCAAGCATGATATTAAGCCTTTATCTTTTAATTGTCAATATATATGGGTGAAAATAATTCTCATTTCCGTTGACAATAAGAATTAAGTTGAAATACACTAACAACGTATCATTATACATTGAAGGGGAAACGCTGCATGTTATTAAAAACAAATCGAGCAAAAGGGATTGGATTATTTGTTGGAATCATTGCAGTCGTTATTTGTATTTGGGGAAGTATTATTTTCGGATATACAAATACGAGTTGGAAACTAGCATTGGATGCTTTTTTCCATTTTAACGGTTCCAATGAACATATTATTATTCAAAATGTACGTCTGCCTAGGGCGTTAATTGCAGCTAGTGTTGGTGCTAGTTTAGCCATTGCTGGTTGTCTTATGCAAACTTTAACTAAGAATCCACTTGCTTCTCCAGATTTTATTGGATTAAATTCAGGTGCTGCGTTCTTCATAGTTGTAGCAATTGTAATCTTTTCAGTAACATCATTATCAGCTTTCACATGGATCGCCTTTTTAGGAGCGGCGGTTGCAGCTGTACTTGTATTTGCTTCTAGTTCTTTAGGAAAAGAAGGGACTACTCCTCTTAAGTTAACGTTAGCAGGGGTCGCAATTAGTGCGTTATTTTCATCATTAACACAAGGATTACTTGTGTTAAATGAAAAAGCACTTGAAGAGGTATTATTTTGGCTTGCTGGATCTGTGCAAGGGCGAAAGTTAGAAATTTTACAATCTGTATTCCCATATTTATTAATAGGATGGATTGCATCTCTTATTATGGCAGGAAAAGTAAATACATTGATGATGGGAGAAGACGTCGCGAAAGGACTTGGACAACGAACAATTTTAATGAAATCATTCGTGTTACTTATTATTGTACTGTTGTCTGGTGGTTCAGTTGCGGTTGCTGGCCCAATTGGATTTATTGGGATTATTACTCCGCATTTTGCTAGATTTCTTGTTGGAGTTGACCACAGATGGAGAGTGCCTTATAGCGGATTGTTAGGTGCAATACTACTAATATTGGCTGATATAGCAGCAAGATATGTCATTATGCCACAAGAAGTACCAGTAGGAGTTATGACAGCATTTATTGGAGCACCGTTCTTTATTTATATTGCACGTAAGAGAGGGCTTAGCAAATGAAGAAATATATTCCGTTTCGTATAGGAAAAGGCGAGCTCTCGTTTTTAATGTATAAACGAGCTTGTCTCGTCTTGTTAAGTTTACTACTTGTTTTAATAGGATTATTCTTTGCGAGCGCAGGTATGGGAGACATGAAAATTGCTCCTTATGACGTATGGCAAGCAATTACCGGAAATGGCGATGCGATGTCAAACATGGTTGTAAATAAGTTTCGTATGCCGCGTATTTTAATTGCTATCCTCGTAGGAATTGCGCTCGCGGTAGCGGGCTGTATTTTACAAGGGCTTGTTCGAAATCCACTTGCTTCTCCTGATATCATCGGGATTACGGGCGGGGCAAGTGTTGCAGTTGTATTATTTTTAGCGCTATTTAGTGATAAAAATAATGCACTAACGGTAAGTATTCATTATATGCCGCTCGCAGCTTTTGCAGGAGCAACGATTGTAGCGGTTTTTGTATACTTATTTGCATGGCAAAATGATGGATTATCACCAATTACCCTCGTTTTAATTGGTGTTGGATTCTGGGCATTAACGAAGGCTGCGACAACATTATTTATGTTGCTAGCACCAATTTATCAAGCGAGCCAAGCAAATGTATGGATTACGGGTACCGTTTATGGCTCTTCTTGGCAAAATGTTATGGTACTTGCGCCTTGGGTTCTCATTTTAACAGTAATATCATTTATCGCAGCTAGGCATTTAAATGCACAAGAGCTAGGGGATGATATAGCGGTAGGACTTGGGGTTCCTTTAACGAAGTCGCGTGTATTTATG from Bacillus cereus G9842 includes the following:
- a CDS encoding peptide MFS transporter, with the protein product MDAALKLDKAGEQQSPKKHPPGLYLLFFTEAWERFSYYGMRGLLVLYLTTSLVSGGLGFDKAVAVQIYGIFTMLVYFTPIIGGWLTDHFITKRHAITIGGIIMAIGNFVLFSMNTKTGLFLGLGLLVIGNGFFKPNISTLLGQLYSDNDSRRDSAFTIFYMGINLGALIAPFICGYFADYRYGFLTACIGMIIGQIAFNLLAPRYLGSAGTTVVGKKSKEQNAKAVEKKPLTPQEKKRTVAILILTCFVVFFWAGFEQAGSSLTLYTDKFVDRTIGGFTIPTPWFQSVNPLFIILLALPVSALWIKLSKTKNGDLKIPTKMALGMILLGIGYLVLTLAVLKTGSDEGNITMKANLLFIVFTYMFHTIGELFLSPIGLSMVSAIAPVKLASLLMGVWLAGTGFANLLAGQLAAFTQSLGYLEVFASIGIIVIVLGLVLLMFSKKIAHMME
- a CDS encoding ABC transporter substrate-binding protein is translated as MNFMRKKSFTVFVFLLAFSMLLSACGKSSNKEESTKEDNKKEVVTVEHAMGKTEVPANPKRVVILTNEGTEALLELGVKPVGAVKSWTGDPWYPHIKDKMKDVKVVGDEGQVNVETIASLKPDLIIGNKMRHEKVYEQLKAIAPTVFSETLRGEWKDNFKFYAKALNKEKEGQKVVADYESRMKDLKGKLGDKVNQEISMVRFMPGDVRIYHGDTFSGVILKELGFKRPGDQNKDDFAERNVSKERISAMDGDVLFYFTFDKGNEKKGSELEKEYINDPLFKNLNAVKNGKAYKVDDVIWNTAGGVMAANLLLDDIEKRFVK
- a CDS encoding FecCD family ABC transporter permease — translated: MLLKTNRAKGIGLFVGIIAVVICIWGSIIFGYTNTSWKLALDAFFHFNGSNEHIIIQNVRLPRALIAASVGASLAIAGCLMQTLTKNPLASPDFIGLNSGAAFFIVVAIVIFSVTSLSAFTWIAFLGAAVAAVLVFASSSLGKEGTTPLKLTLAGVAISALFSSLTQGLLVLNEKALEEVLFWLAGSVQGRKLEILQSVFPYLLIGWIASLIMAGKVNTLMMGEDVAKGLGQRTILMKSFVLLIIVLLSGGSVAVAGPIGFIGIITPHFARFLVGVDHRWRVPYSGLLGAILLILADIAARYVIMPQEVPVGVMTAFIGAPFFIYIARKRGLSK
- a CDS encoding FecCD family ABC transporter permease translates to MKKYIPFRIGKGELSFLMYKRACLVLLSLLLVLIGLFFASAGMGDMKIAPYDVWQAITGNGDAMSNMVVNKFRMPRILIAILVGIALAVAGCILQGLVRNPLASPDIIGITGGASVAVVLFLALFSDKNNALTVSIHYMPLAAFAGATIVAVFVYLFAWQNDGLSPITLVLIGVGFWALTKAATTLFMLLAPIYQASQANVWITGTVYGSSWQNVMVLAPWVLILTVISFIAARHLNAQELGDDIAVGLGVPLTKSRVFMLLLSTALIGGAVAFAGGIGFVGLMAPHISRRLVGSLYGALLPVAAIVGAILVLAADLIGRTIFTPLEIPAGVFTSAIGAPYFIYLLYKSRNS